The following proteins are co-located in the Peromyscus maniculatus bairdii isolate BWxNUB_F1_BW_parent chromosome 23, HU_Pman_BW_mat_3.1, whole genome shotgun sequence genome:
- the Evi5l gene encoding EVI5-like protein isoform X7: MSLPTMASPTLSPDSSSQEALSAPTCSPTSDSENLSPDELELLAKLEEQNRLLEADSKSMRSMNGSRRNSGSSLVSSSSASSNLSHLEEDTWILWGRIANEWEEWRRRKEKLLKELIRKGIPHHFRAIVWQLLCSATDMPVKNQYSELLKMSSPCEKLIRRDIARTYPEHEFFKGQDSLGQEVLFNVMKAYSLVDREVGYCQGSAFIVGLLLMQMPEEEAFCVFVRLMQEYRLRELFKPSMAELGLCIYQFEYMLQEQLPDLNTHFRSQSFHTSMYASSWFLTLFLTTFPLPVATRVFDIFMYEGLEIVFRVGLALLQVNQTELMQLDMEGMSQYFQRVIPHQFDSCPDKLVLKAYQVKYNPKKMKRLEKEYAAMKSKEMEEQIEIKPGVGAPVPIGISSRAGHPTVNKTVKDPCLHVPEPPCHGATVNK, from the exons ATGAGCCTGCCCACCATGGCGAGCCCCACTCTGAGCCCCGACTCCTCATCTCAGGAGGCGCTGTCAGCACCCACCTGCTCCCCAACCTCCGACTCCGAGAACCTCAGCCCAGATGAACTAGAGCTGCTGGCCAAGCTTGAAGAGCAGAACCG GCTCCTGGAAGCCGACTCCAAGTCCATGCGCTCCATGAATGGCTCCCGGAGGAACAGCGGCTCCTCACTAGTGTccagctcctcagcctcctcTAACCTGAGCCACCTGGAGGAGGACACATGGATTCTCTGGGGCCGCATTGCCAACGAGTGGGAAGAGTGGCGGCGCAGGAAGGAGAAGCTGCTCAAG GAGCTGATCCGGAAGGGCATCCCACATCACTTCCGGGCCATCGTTTGGCAGCTCCTGTGCAGTGCCACAGATATGCCTGTCAAGAACCAGTACTCAGAGCTACTCAAGATGTCCTCACCATGCGAGAAGCTGATCCGCAGGGACATTGCCCGCACCTACCCAGAGCATGAGTTCTTCAAAggccaggacagcctgggccagGAAGTCCTGTTCAACGTTATGAAG GCATACTCCCTGGTTGATCGGGAAGTGGGCTACTGCCAGGGCAGTGCCTTCATTGTGGGCTTACTCCTCATGCAG ATGCCTGAGGAGGAGGCCTTCTGTGTGTTCGTGCGACTGATGCAGGAGTACCGGCTGCGGGAGCTCTTCAAACCCAGTATGGCCGAGCTGGGACTCTGCATCTACCAGTTTGAGTACATGCTACAG GAGCAGCTTCCGGACCTGAACACCCACTTCCGATCACAGAGCTTCCACACATCCATGTATGCTTCATCCTGGTTCCTCACACTTTTCCTCACCACCTTCCCCCTGCCTGTTGCCACCCGGGTCTTTGACATCTTTATGTATGAG GGACTGGAGATTGTGTTCCGAGTCGGCCTCGCCCTGCTGCAAGTGAACCAGACAGAGCTGATGCAACTGGACATGGAAGGCATGTCCCAG TACTTCCAGAGAGTGATCCCCCACCAGTTTGACAGCTGCCCGGACAAGCTGGTCCTCAAGGCTTACCAGGTCAAGTACAACCCTAAAAAGATGAAGAG GCTGGAGAAGGAGTACGCAGCTATGAAGAGCaaggagatggaagagcagatcgagatcaaa CCCGGCGTGGGAGCGCCTGTCCCAATTGGCATATCCTCAAGAGCTGGCCACCCAACAGTAAACAAGACAGTCAAAGATCCTTGCCTTCATGTCCCCGAACCCCCGTGTCATGGGGCGACAGTCAATAAATAA